A stretch of Faecalibacterium duncaniae DNA encodes these proteins:
- a CDS encoding DEAD/DEAH box helicase, whose protein sequence is MDMEEIRYLLGGTVFARAKAYTDRIQDLNCEVAGNGVRHLSADVRGGGRSLYQTQVWLRENGSFVSASCSCPYNENGEGPCCKHIGALLMWDSESQGLSGRAPQKPSESPESIPGVVRGTANLQTPQPEEPPRRDSYASSLEMLFGKKWRGEEPESDYEARRLLRAYQEGALAEVDGVTGHAELRPHSAELEPELTLLPGELPWLRLRISADGGRQYVVKSIPDLLRAVEKHGFISYGKALEFQHSWEAFAPEAQQLLRLLRRQLSAKEGAEAALRSYGNAPRSGPAGGIPLNGEIFDGLVALYAPTGNLGGYTLKTGIPALTMRVEKRRGGVEVSVTPALGWKTGLDNDYLYSEDTIWQLDRAESARMRPALEALCGKSLFFTTGDATAFCSYVLPELGSRVTIEDPERLLLNQIPLEPVVQFYLDAPTRETVRAHLEFLYGEDRVTPEEPGPAGLLRDARAEQRAGRLLGRYLEPGPDTMGNGLAAHYDAYEEDAVYRFLDEGIPALLAEGEVYLTDAFRSMQAAPPKISVGVSVHGSVLDLEVDTGEFPVGELKALLKSLHQKKRYHRLRDGRLLRLDDSMEVLDELNETLELSGAKLGQAHARLPLYRAPSLDWALSGQNGIRFNRDDAFRQLSRSFHAIKDSEYTPPASLQKVLRKYQRDGYRWLRTLDGYGMGGILADDMGLGKTVQVLSYLLALREQGGNPLPSLIVCPASLVLNWAEECQKFTPELNCVVVDGDAAHRAQLAEQWDGADVVVTSYDLLRRDETLYESQKFYACILDEAQAIKNHTTQKYKAVCGVNSRVRFALTGTPVENRLGELWSIFSFLMPGYLPPYKSFCSRFEKPITQENDPAAVRRLNQLTGPFILRRMKSEVLKELPPKTENVYRIELEEEQRKLYLAAVVDAREKLRAAKPEDKMAVFAVLMRLREICCDPRLIADNWTGGSAKLDACIELVTSAVESGHRILLFSQFTSMLELLAKRLDAEGVSHFTLQGSTPKPVRAELVRRFNGGEASVFLISLRAGGTGLNLTAADIVIHYDPWWNVAAQNQATDRAYRIGQQNPVQVYKLITQDTIEEKIVELQQAKQDLAETVTGSADGAILRMKPEELLNLLEGTE, encoded by the coding sequence TCAGGGCCTTTCCGGCAGAGCGCCGCAGAAGCCCTCGGAGAGCCCGGAGAGCATCCCGGGCGTGGTGCGGGGCACGGCCAACCTGCAAACGCCCCAGCCTGAGGAGCCGCCCCGCAGGGACAGCTATGCCTCCAGCCTGGAAATGCTGTTCGGCAAGAAGTGGCGGGGCGAGGAACCGGAATCTGACTACGAGGCACGGCGGCTGCTCCGGGCCTATCAGGAGGGAGCACTGGCCGAGGTGGACGGCGTGACCGGCCACGCAGAGCTGCGCCCCCATTCCGCAGAGCTGGAGCCGGAGCTGACCCTGCTGCCCGGGGAGCTGCCCTGGCTGCGGCTGCGCATCTCGGCAGACGGCGGGCGGCAGTATGTGGTAAAGAGCATCCCGGACCTGCTGCGGGCCGTGGAGAAGCACGGTTTCATCAGTTACGGCAAGGCGCTGGAATTCCAGCACAGCTGGGAGGCCTTTGCCCCGGAGGCACAGCAGCTGCTCCGCCTGCTGCGGCGGCAGCTCAGCGCAAAGGAAGGAGCCGAGGCGGCCCTGCGCAGCTACGGCAATGCGCCCCGCAGCGGGCCTGCCGGGGGCATCCCGCTGAACGGCGAGATCTTTGACGGTCTGGTGGCCCTCTATGCCCCCACCGGCAATCTGGGCGGCTACACCCTCAAGACCGGCATCCCGGCCCTGACCATGCGGGTGGAAAAGCGCCGGGGCGGCGTGGAGGTGTCCGTGACCCCCGCGTTGGGGTGGAAAACGGGTTTAGACAACGACTATTTATACAGTGAGGATACGATCTGGCAGCTGGACCGGGCCGAAAGCGCCCGGATGCGGCCCGCCCTTGAGGCACTGTGCGGCAAGAGCCTGTTCTTTACCACCGGGGATGCCACCGCCTTTTGCAGCTACGTCCTGCCGGAGCTGGGCAGCAGGGTGACCATTGAGGACCCCGAACGCCTGCTGCTGAATCAGATCCCGCTGGAGCCGGTGGTGCAGTTTTACCTTGACGCGCCCACGCGGGAAACGGTGCGGGCGCACCTTGAATTTTTGTACGGCGAGGACCGCGTCACGCCGGAGGAACCGGGGCCTGCCGGTCTGCTGCGGGATGCCCGCGCCGAACAGCGGGCCGGGCGGCTGCTGGGGCGGTACCTGGAGCCGGGGCCAGACACCATGGGCAACGGCCTTGCCGCCCACTACGATGCCTATGAGGAGGATGCAGTCTACCGCTTCCTCGATGAGGGCATCCCGGCCCTGCTGGCTGAGGGCGAGGTCTACCTGACCGATGCTTTCCGCAGTATGCAGGCCGCACCGCCGAAGATCTCGGTGGGGGTGTCGGTGCACGGCAGCGTGCTCGACCTGGAGGTGGACACGGGGGAGTTCCCGGTGGGGGAGCTGAAAGCCCTGCTGAAATCGCTCCACCAGAAAAAGCGCTACCATCGCCTGCGCGATGGCCGTCTGCTCCGGCTGGACGATTCCATGGAGGTGCTGGACGAGCTGAACGAGACGCTGGAGCTTTCCGGGGCCAAACTGGGCCAGGCCCACGCCCGGCTGCCCCTGTACCGGGCCCCCAGTCTGGACTGGGCGCTTTCGGGGCAGAACGGCATCCGCTTCAACCGGGACGATGCCTTCCGCCAGCTCAGCCGGAGCTTCCATGCAATAAAGGACAGCGAGTATACACCGCCTGCGTCTCTACAAAAAGTTTTGCGCAAATACCAGCGGGACGGCTACCGCTGGCTCCGCACGCTGGATGGCTACGGCATGGGCGGCATCCTTGCGGATGATATGGGTCTGGGCAAGACGGTGCAGGTGCTCAGCTACCTGCTGGCCCTCCGGGAGCAGGGCGGGAATCCCCTGCCCAGCCTCATCGTCTGCCCGGCCTCGCTGGTGCTGAACTGGGCCGAGGAATGCCAAAAGTTCACGCCGGAGCTGAACTGCGTTGTGGTGGACGGGGATGCCGCCCACCGGGCCCAGCTGGCCGAGCAGTGGGACGGGGCCGATGTGGTGGTGACCAGCTACGACCTGCTCCGCCGCGACGAGACCCTGTACGAGAGCCAGAAATTCTACGCCTGCATCCTGGACGAGGCCCAGGCCATCAAGAACCACACCACCCAGAAATACAAGGCGGTGTGCGGGGTGAACAGCCGTGTCCGCTTTGCGCTGACCGGCACCCCCGTGGAGAACCGCCTGGGTGAGCTGTGGAGCATCTTCTCCTTCCTGATGCCGGGCTACCTGCCGCCCTACAAGAGCTTCTGCAGCCGGTTTGAAAAGCCCATCACGCAGGAAAACGACCCGGCGGCGGTGCGGCGGCTGAACCAGCTCACCGGGCCGTTCATCCTGCGCCGGATGAAGTCCGAGGTGCTGAAGGAGCTGCCCCCCAAAACAGAGAACGTCTACCGCATCGAGCTGGAGGAGGAGCAGCGCAAGCTCTACCTTGCCGCCGTGGTGGATGCCCGGGAGAAGCTGCGGGCCGCCAAGCCCGAGGACAAGATGGCGGTGTTCGCCGTCCTCATGCGGCTGCGGGAAATCTGCTGCGACCCCCGGCTCATTGCCGACAACTGGACAGGCGGCAGCGCCAAGCTGGATGCCTGCATCGAGCTGGTCACCAGTGCTGTGGAGAGCGGGCACCGCATCCTGCTGTTCAGCCAGTTCACCTCCATGCTGGAGCTGCTGGCCAAGCGGCTGGACGCGGAGGGCGTGAGCCACTTCACCCTGCAGGGCTCCACCCCCAAACCGGTGCGTGCCGAGCTGGTGCGCCGCTTTAACGGCGGTGAGGCCAGCGTGTTCCTGATCTCCCTGCGGGCAGGCGGCACCGGCCTGAACCTGACCGCCGCCGATATCGTCATCCACTACGACCCGTGGTGGAACGTGGCGGCTCAGAATCAGGCCACCGACCGTGCCTACCGCATCGGCCAGCAGAACCCGGTGCAGGTGTACAAGCTCATCACCCAGGACACCATTGAGGAAAAGATCGTGGAGCTGCAGCAGGCCAAGCAGGATCTGGCCGAGACCGTCACCGGCAGCGCGGATGGTGCCATCCTGCGCATGAAGCCGGAGGAGCTGCTGAATTTGTTGGAGGGAACCGAATGA
- a CDS encoding C40 family peptidase, producing the protein MMQYAIFARPVVTIYDLPQTTKQSEAGLVSTIGDEGLYGQACQVRTVPGGVTAEGVPLSPEVAEVVTFYGYHGFVRRDALKFVSEDALRAYLPQPLVLVGRATDVLSLPKVQGVRMLELERGCLLRRLLEPPEEAEAHTGWAKVALLDGRTGYVRDVALEPVRFEMTAVFSQREGLAFDDALAEARNVTAGELVPQALQAWYDGSEEAFRDAVCAQAKKYLGTEYRWGGKSGRGIDCSGLVSSAYMQCGVLIYRDARIVEGWPMHQIPFADKKRGDALYFPGHIALYLGEGRYIHSTGASASGGVVINSLDPNDPLYREDLVKSLYAVGSVF; encoded by the coding sequence ATGATGCAATACGCCATATTTGCCCGTCCTGTCGTAACCATTTACGACCTGCCCCAGACCACCAAACAGAGCGAGGCGGGCCTTGTTTCCACCATCGGGGACGAGGGACTGTACGGTCAGGCCTGTCAGGTGCGCACCGTCCCCGGCGGCGTGACTGCCGAGGGAGTGCCCCTCTCCCCGGAGGTGGCCGAGGTGGTCACCTTTTACGGCTACCACGGCTTTGTCCGGCGGGATGCGCTGAAATTTGTCAGCGAGGATGCGCTGCGGGCCTACCTGCCCCAGCCGCTGGTGCTGGTGGGCCGTGCCACCGATGTGCTCAGCCTGCCCAAGGTGCAGGGGGTGCGGATGCTGGAGCTGGAGCGGGGCTGCCTGCTCCGCCGCCTGCTCGAACCGCCCGAGGAAGCCGAGGCCCACACCGGCTGGGCCAAGGTGGCCCTGCTGGATGGCCGCACCGGCTATGTCCGGGACGTGGCGCTGGAACCGGTGCGGTTTGAGATGACCGCCGTGTTCTCCCAGCGGGAGGGGCTGGCCTTTGATGACGCGCTGGCCGAGGCCCGGAACGTCACCGCCGGAGAGCTGGTGCCGCAGGCACTGCAGGCGTGGTACGACGGCAGCGAGGAAGCGTTCCGGGATGCTGTCTGCGCGCAGGCGAAAAAGTATCTGGGCACCGAGTACCGCTGGGGCGGCAAATCGGGCCGGGGCATTGATTGTTCCGGCCTTGTCAGCAGCGCCTATATGCAGTGCGGCGTGCTCATCTACCGGGATGCCAGGATCGTGGAGGGCTGGCCCATGCACCAGATCCCCTTTGCAGACAAAAAGCGGGGCGATGCCCTCTATTTCCCCGGCCATATCGCCCTTTACCTTGGCGAGGGCCGCTACATCCACTCCACCGGCGCGTCCGCCAGCGGCGGCGTGGTCATCAACAGCCTTGACCCCAACGACCCGCTGTACCGGGAAGATCTGGTCAAGAGCCTGTATGCGGTGGGGAGTGTTTTCTGA
- a CDS encoding dipeptidase has translation MKVFDLHCDTLSELRRAEMRGDGQTFAHNNGHIDLEKLEKGDYMLQCFAAFVNLADPTPGADPLVTALEEIDVFKRMMEQYFDRIAPVYRPEDIRKNAEAGKISGMLTIEEAGCCKGSLGVLRRMYELGVRMMTLTWNHENELASPNVVPGNGPIWPCMPNTETGLKEKGFEFLAEMERLHIIADVSHLSDKGFWDIAEHSTRPFAASHSNCRALAPHCRNLTDEMIRVMAEKGGLVGLNYCAGFLDDQPSPDLCRSTTALMAKHAAHFKQVGGIEIIGLGSDFDGIGGKLELSDCSKMPLLADALRKEGFTEDEVEAIFFRNAQRFFENNL, from the coding sequence ATGAAAGTTTTTGATCTACATTGTGACACCCTGAGCGAGCTGCGGCGCGCGGAGATGCGGGGCGACGGGCAGACCTTTGCCCACAACAACGGCCACATCGATCTGGAAAAGCTGGAGAAGGGCGACTACATGCTCCAGTGCTTTGCCGCCTTTGTGAATCTGGCCGACCCCACCCCGGGCGCGGACCCGCTGGTGACGGCGCTGGAAGAGATCGACGTGTTCAAGCGGATGATGGAGCAGTATTTCGACAGGATCGCCCCTGTCTACCGCCCCGAGGATATCCGCAAAAACGCCGAGGCGGGCAAGATCAGCGGAATGCTGACCATTGAGGAGGCCGGCTGCTGCAAGGGCAGTCTGGGCGTGCTGCGCCGGATGTACGAGCTGGGCGTGCGGATGATGACCCTGACCTGGAACCACGAAAACGAGCTGGCCAGCCCCAACGTGGTGCCCGGCAACGGCCCCATCTGGCCCTGTATGCCCAACACCGAGACCGGCCTGAAGGAGAAGGGCTTCGAGTTCCTGGCCGAGATGGAGCGCCTGCACATCATTGCCGATGTGAGCCATCTGTCCGATAAGGGCTTCTGGGACATTGCGGAGCACAGCACCCGCCCCTTTGCGGCCAGCCACTCCAACTGCCGCGCCCTGGCCCCTCACTGCCGCAACCTGACCGATGAGATGATCCGGGTCATGGCGGAAAAAGGCGGTCTGGTGGGCCTGAACTACTGCGCGGGCTTTCTGGATGACCAGCCCAGCCCCGACCTGTGCCGCAGCACCACGGCCCTGATGGCCAAACACGCCGCCCATTTCAAGCAGGTGGGCGGCATTGAAATCATCGGTCTGGGCAGTGACTTTGACGGCATCGGCGGCAAGCTGGAACTGAGCGACTGCTCCAAAATGCCCCTGCTGGCCGATGCCCTGCGGAAAGAGGGCTTCACCGAGGATGAGGTGGAAGCCATCTTCTTCCGCAACGCACAGCGTTTCTTTGAAAACAACCTGTAA
- a CDS encoding serine hydrolase, with amino-acid sequence MDQNMTLEKRIAAELYSYQGRMSVFVDDLRGSTVEIGADEEFETASTIKAFILAVLYLQASRGRADLEEEITYEASQFVDGSGMLRALGVGAKLKVKDTATMMIICSDNIATNMIIDYLGLDTINACIRELGFGHTVLHNPLHFDRYDKLGTTTPRDYAALFAQVAKGTLVSKEASAAMLGIFRQQHYNTMLTHDFPQFYLDCEETGEPELIWVASKSGSMNACRNDGGIIHTPYGEYVIVLMNKEFHDIIEYNDHPAMVYGARVSRMILDQILACEGKLYLK; translated from the coding sequence ATGGATCAGAATATGACATTGGAAAAGCGCATTGCCGCCGAGCTCTATTCCTATCAGGGCAGGATGAGCGTTTTTGTGGATGACCTGCGCGGCAGCACGGTGGAGATCGGTGCCGACGAGGAGTTCGAGACGGCCTCCACCATCAAGGCGTTCATTCTGGCGGTGCTGTATCTGCAGGCCAGCCGGGGCAGGGCTGACCTGGAGGAGGAGATCACCTACGAGGCCAGCCAGTTCGTGGACGGCTCCGGGATGCTCCGGGCCTTGGGCGTGGGGGCAAAGCTCAAGGTGAAGGACACCGCCACCATGATGATCATCTGCTCGGACAACATCGCCACCAATATGATCATCGATTACCTGGGGCTGGACACCATCAATGCCTGCATCCGGGAATTGGGCTTTGGGCACACCGTTCTGCACAACCCCCTCCACTTTGACCGCTACGACAAGCTGGGCACCACCACGCCCCGGGACTACGCCGCCCTGTTTGCGCAGGTGGCAAAGGGCACGCTGGTCAGCAAAGAAGCCAGCGCCGCCATGCTGGGCATTTTCCGCCAGCAGCACTACAACACCATGCTGACCCACGATTTCCCCCAGTTCTATCTGGACTGCGAGGAGACCGGCGAGCCGGAGCTTATCTGGGTGGCCAGCAAGAGCGGCAGCATGAACGCCTGCCGCAACGACGGCGGCATCATCCACACCCCCTACGGCGAGTATGTGATCGTTCTGATGAACAAGGAGTTCCATGACATCATCGAGTACAACGACCACCCTGCCATGGTCTATGGTGCCCGGGTGTCCCGGATGATCCTGGATCAGATCCTGGCCTGCGAGGGAAAGCTGTATCTGAAGTAA
- a CDS encoding TSUP family transporter encodes MEITLSLPMLLFLMLMTGFAGFVDSAAGGGGLISLPAYLFAGLPVHYTYGTNKFSAACGTTFATAQFFQKGAMNIRVGLLAAVGSFVGSALGSHIVLLLSDQVLRTMMLIILPVAAVLILWRRDLPDENRDDGTLNAKKAVLALAIGLGIGLYDGIFGPGTGTFAIIAFTTLMGFDLRTAGGNAKVLNLASNYASLVTYLSSGLVVFSIGIPCAISGIVGNLLGSHFALKKGAKFIRPMMLVVLVLLLGKIVSDAVL; translated from the coding sequence ATGGAAATTACATTATCATTGCCAATGCTGCTGTTTCTGATGCTGATGACCGGGTTTGCGGGTTTTGTGGACTCGGCGGCGGGCGGCGGCGGCCTGATCAGCCTGCCCGCCTACCTGTTTGCGGGCCTGCCGGTGCATTACACCTACGGCACCAATAAATTCAGCGCGGCCTGCGGCACCACCTTTGCCACGGCGCAGTTCTTCCAGAAGGGAGCCATGAACATCCGGGTCGGCCTGCTGGCGGCTGTGGGCAGCTTTGTGGGCAGCGCACTGGGCTCCCACATCGTGCTCCTGCTCAGCGATCAGGTGCTGCGCACCATGATGCTCATCATCCTGCCGGTGGCGGCGGTGCTCATCCTCTGGCGGCGGGACCTGCCCGACGAGAACCGGGACGACGGCACCCTGAACGCCAAAAAGGCGGTGCTGGCCCTTGCCATCGGGCTGGGCATCGGCCTATACGACGGCATCTTTGGCCCGGGCACCGGCACCTTTGCCATCATTGCCTTTACCACCCTGATGGGCTTTGACCTGCGCACGGCGGGCGGCAACGCCAAGGTGCTCAACCTTGCCAGCAACTACGCCAGCCTGGTAACGTATCTTTCCAGCGGGCTGGTGGTGTTCTCCATCGGCATCCCCTGTGCCATCAGCGGCATTGTGGGCAACCTGCTGGGCTCCCACTTCGCCCTCAAGAAGGGCGCAAAGTTCATCCGCCCCATGATGCTTGTGGTGCTGGTGCTCCTGCTGGGCAAGATCGTTTCGGACGCGGTGCTGTAA
- a CDS encoding type II toxin-antitoxin system RelE family toxin → MDYNRARGPQKKTSAEDDVMKIRYSKNAMKFLNKLDKRSVLRIVAGIEGLTLKPPAGDIKVMQGLKDGTMRLRVGSWRVLYRYGEENALEILLVLDIGNRGDIYK, encoded by the coding sequence ATGGACTATAATAGGGCCAGAGGACCGCAGAAAAAAACGAGCGCTGAGGATGATGTTATGAAGATCCGCTACTCGAAGAACGCCATGAAGTTCCTGAATAAGCTGGACAAAAGGTCCGTGCTTCGCATCGTTGCAGGCATTGAGGGGCTGACCCTGAAACCGCCAGCAGGTGATATCAAGGTGATGCAGGGACTGAAGGATGGAACAATGCGGCTTCGGGTCGGAAGCTGGCGCGTGCTTTACCGGTACGGAGAGGAAAACGCGCTGGAGATTCTATTGGTGCTGGATATCGGGAATCGTGGCGATATCTATAAATAA
- a CDS encoding DegV family protein, producing the protein MIRILTDSASDILPAEAEQLGVTVIPLNVTLEDGTVLRDGVDMTPTVYYGVMARCHKLPTTSQPSPELFQRFFLEAAAAGDEVVGIFLSHELSGTCQCARLAADMANVDNVLFVDSENVCLGESLLVRLAVQLRDAGKTAGQIAATLEHAKEHLHLVAVIDDLKYLRKGGRLPAAVAVAGGMLGIKPLITIKEGKVVMAGKARGLPGAYVALFKKIEELGGISTCADALAGYTLAPREVQPIQTYLQENLGRNEALVRQIGCVIGTHAGPGAFGLAFLDEGFTF; encoded by the coding sequence ATGATCCGCATTCTTACCGATTCCGCATCCGACATCCTGCCCGCTGAAGCCGAGCAGCTGGGCGTGACTGTCATCCCCCTGAACGTCACCCTGGAGGACGGCACCGTGCTCCGGGACGGCGTGGACATGACCCCCACCGTGTATTACGGCGTGATGGCCCGCTGCCACAAGCTGCCCACCACCAGCCAGCCCAGCCCCGAGCTGTTCCAGCGCTTCTTCCTTGAGGCGGCTGCCGCCGGGGACGAAGTGGTGGGCATCTTCCTCTCCCATGAGCTGTCCGGCACCTGCCAGTGCGCCCGGCTGGCCGCAGACATGGCCAATGTGGACAATGTCCTCTTTGTGGATTCCGAGAACGTCTGCCTGGGCGAGAGCCTGCTGGTGCGGCTGGCTGTTCAGCTGCGGGATGCCGGAAAGACTGCCGGGCAGATCGCCGCCACCCTTGAGCACGCCAAGGAGCATCTGCATCTGGTGGCTGTCATCGACGACCTGAAGTATCTGCGCAAGGGCGGCCGCCTGCCCGCCGCCGTGGCCGTGGCCGGTGGGATGCTGGGCATCAAACCCCTCATCACCATCAAGGAGGGCAAGGTCGTTATGGCGGGCAAGGCCCGGGGCCTGCCCGGCGCTTACGTTGCCCTGTTCAAGAAGATCGAGGAGCTGGGCGGCATCAGCACCTGCGCCGACGCGCTGGCCGGTTACACCCTCGCCCCCCGCGAGGTGCAGCCCATCCAGACCTACCTGCAGGAGAATCTGGGCCGGAACGAGGCTCTTGTGCGCCAGATTGGCTGTGTCATCGGCACCCACGCCGGCCCCGGCGCGTTCGGCCTGGCCTTCCTCGATGAGGGCTTCACCTTCTGA
- a CDS encoding CPBP family intramembrane glutamic endopeptidase: MSEQNRRLRAAGIAALAWAGLAAVWCVLVPGGAAELPQGVPGTLRSLLVLPLAEELVFRGALLRLLRPLGEHPANLCQAVLFAALHGTLTEKCYALGMGLIFGWAAEQTESPAPGVVLHILNNGLVLARALAERGMG, encoded by the coding sequence ATGTCAGAACAGAACCGCCGCCTGCGGGCGGCAGGCATCGCGGCACTGGCCTGGGCCGGGCTGGCGGCAGTCTGGTGTGTGCTGGTTCCCGGCGGGGCGGCAGAGCTGCCGCAGGGCGTGCCCGGTACACTGCGCAGCCTGCTGGTGCTGCCGCTGGCCGAGGAGCTGGTGTTCCGGGGGGCGCTGCTGCGCCTGCTGCGGCCGCTGGGGGAGCACCCGGCAAACCTCTGCCAGGCTGTGCTCTTTGCGGCCCTGCACGGAACGCTGACCGAAAAGTGCTATGCGCTGGGCATGGGGCTCATTTTCGGGTGGGCCGCAGAGCAGACCGAAAGTCCTGCACCCGGGGTGGTGCTGCATATCCTGAACAATGGGCTGGTGCTGGCCCGGGCGCTGGCAGAAAGGGGAATGGGATGA
- a CDS encoding nucleoside deaminase, protein MTDYELMGAALEEAARAAALGEVPVGAVVARNGEIIAAAHNTRETEKNALHHAELLAIDAACKKLGGWRLWQCELFVTLEPCPMCSGGIINSRIRRVVYGAADTKAGCCGSVTDLFALPFNHHPVVERGLRAEEAQALLQAFFLRLREQRAAKPRWKPPVTP, encoded by the coding sequence ATGACCGACTATGAGCTGATGGGCGCGGCGCTGGAGGAGGCCGCACGGGCCGCCGCGCTGGGCGAGGTGCCCGTGGGCGCGGTGGTGGCCCGGAACGGCGAGATCATCGCTGCTGCCCACAACACCCGCGAGACCGAGAAAAACGCCCTCCACCACGCCGAGCTGCTGGCCATTGATGCGGCCTGCAAAAAGCTGGGCGGCTGGCGGCTGTGGCAGTGTGAGCTGTTCGTTACGCTGGAGCCCTGCCCCATGTGCAGCGGCGGCATCATCAACAGCCGGATCAGGCGGGTGGTGTACGGCGCGGCGGATACCAAGGCCGGGTGCTGCGGCAGCGTGACCGACCTGTTCGCCCTGCCCTTCAACCACCATCCGGTGGTGGAACGCGGCCTGCGGGCGGAGGAGGCGCAGGCGCTGCTGCAGGCGTTTTTCCTCCGGCTGCGGGAGCAGCGGGCCGCAAAGCCCCGCTGGAAACCGCCCGTGACCCCCTGA
- the ymfI gene encoding elongation factor P 5-aminopentanone reductase, giving the protein MYDDEFELTFDLSDEDKASRAPAPEQEPVQEAAPEPAAETEPLVEPVPEPAVPAANGRCVLISGGDRGIGAAAARAFWQAGYRVAVLYHTHAEEAAALEKALPGLLAVQCDVASRASCEVAFHTVEQAVGHVDVLVSNAGIAQQKLFTDITPEEWKHMLDVNLSGAFHLCQLALPGMIRRKAGRILTVSSMWGQTGGSCEVHYSAAKAGLIGLTKALAKEEGPSGITVNCVAPGVIDTDMMAAFTAEDKAALAEETPVGRLGSADEVAQLLVFLAGESAGYITGQVFGVNGGLVI; this is encoded by the coding sequence TTGTACGATGATGAATTTGAATTGACCTTTGACCTGAGCGATGAGGACAAGGCATCCCGGGCCCCTGCGCCGGAACAGGAGCCGGTGCAGGAAGCTGCGCCGGAACCGGCCGCGGAAACAGAACCGCTGGTGGAGCCTGTGCCGGAACCGGCAGTCCCTGCGGCCAACGGGCGCTGCGTGCTGATCTCGGGCGGCGACCGGGGCATCGGAGCCGCGGCGGCCCGCGCTTTCTGGCAGGCGGGCTACCGGGTGGCGGTGCTCTACCACACCCACGCCGAGGAGGCGGCGGCGCTGGAAAAGGCGCTGCCGGGCCTGCTGGCGGTCCAGTGCGACGTGGCCTCCCGCGCCAGCTGTGAGGTGGCGTTCCACACCGTGGAGCAGGCCGTGGGCCATGTGGATGTGCTGGTGAGCAACGCGGGCATTGCCCAGCAGAAGCTGTTCACCGATATCACCCCGGAGGAGTGGAAGCACATGCTGGACGTGAACCTGAGCGGCGCGTTCCACCTGTGCCAGCTGGCTCTGCCGGGCATGATCCGCCGCAAGGCGGGCCGCATCCTGACCGTGAGCAGCATGTGGGGCCAGACCGGCGGCAGCTGCGAGGTGCATTACTCCGCTGCTAAGGCGGGCCTGATCGGCCTGACCAAGGCCCTTGCCAAAGAGGAGGGGCCCAGCGGCATCACCGTGAACTGCGTAGCCCCGGGTGTCATCGACACCGATATGATGGCTGCCTTTACGGCAGAGGATAAGGCTGCACTGGCCGAGGAGACCCCCGTGGGCCGCCTGGGCAGCGCGGACGAGGTGGCGCAGCTGCTGGTGTTCCTGGCAGGCGAAAGCGCCGGTTACATCACCGGGCAGGTGTTTGGTGTGAACGGCGGCCTGGTGATTTGA